A section of the Candidatus Dormiibacterota bacterium genome encodes:
- a CDS encoding zinc ribbon domain-containing protein, translating into MTAPPAALLDSAAGTLLVVVVVLFLAFFWIALAFWAVRDARRRSESPLLAVFAGAVNVLPYLGLLLYLVLRPPHTLDEERALLLEEQALTEGPVEVVSRPCPTCGREIELDFVICPYCRTQFARRCRGCQRWLRLGWRVCPYCAEEVATPGRGGSGQAASS; encoded by the coding sequence ATGACCGCCCCGCCGGCTGCCCTCCTCGACTCCGCGGCGGGCACCCTGCTGGTGGTGGTCGTCGTCCTCTTCCTCGCGTTCTTCTGGATCGCGCTCGCCTTCTGGGCGGTGCGCGACGCCCGGCGCCGCAGCGAGTCGCCGCTGCTCGCCGTCTTCGCCGGGGCGGTCAACGTGCTGCCCTACCTCGGCCTGCTCCTCTACCTGGTGCTGCGGCCCCCCCACACCCTCGACGAGGAGCGCGCGCTCCTGCTCGAGGAGCAGGCGCTCACCGAGGGCCCGGTCGAGGTGGTCTCGCGGCCCTGCCCCACCTGCGGGCGCGAGATCGAGCTCGACTTCGTCATCTGCCCCTACTGCCGCACCCAGTTCGCCCGCCGCTGCCGTGGCTGCCAGCGCTGGCTGCGGCTGGGCTGGCGGGTCTGCCCGTACTGCGCCGAGGAGGTGGCCACCCCGGGGCGCGGCGGCAGCGGCCAGGCGGCCTCCTCCTGA
- a CDS encoding valine--tRNA ligase: MDKSFSPSDVEPRWRARWEELGVGVADATTDRTSFSIALPPPNITGALHMGHTASFSVQDVLARHRRMRGDEVEWCPGTDHAAIATQNVIERQLASEGLTKEELGREAFRARVDAWYEEYGGRIFEQMRRLGFSCDWSRARFTLDPAYVRAIRVVFKELYDEGLIYRGPRIVNWCPRCRSAISDEEVEWQEHTDSLVRIRYPVEGGGDITIATVRPETMLGDTGVAVSPGDPRYAELVGRLVVLPLTGRRIPIFEDDAVEPEFGTGALKVTPAHDPTDYDIGQRHGLPMIGVIALDGTMDVPDLPRFHGLSVNRARAEVTAALRELGAVVGEDEYVHSVGHCDRCKGVLEPLISEQWWVTMRPLAEPAIAAVEAGEVSFHPRRFENVYLDWMRNIRDWCISRQLWLGHAIPVSICANGHRFAWVEHPEACPECGGAELTDDPDVLDTWFSSALWPFAIFGWPDDTPDLRRFYPTDVLVTAREIIFLWVARMIMTGLRFAGAKPFSDVIINSTIMAVDGSRMSKSKGNVIDPLDMIERYGADAVRAWAGAVGTSGQDMRFDENRVAGYRLFANKLWNATRLLVTRLGDGERIARAPELDPATLHPEDRWILARVAETVAACDAAIAAYRFHEVMERLYDLTWRGYCDWYVEMIKGRLGDDADPASRVAAEWTAVTVLDTLLRLLHPFMPFVTEECAVRLPGAAPTLQQREWPAPPSWWREGANGAAAGVERVMELVGALRHARQEAGLPTGFKQRQPVTLRTADESLSTDDLRRLVEALVAVTVVDELPTGTDPVRVVAGGTEAALGTGGAPVDRARLEKQWRQAQALVDRYTAQLANPRFVDGAGPEMVERTGRLLAEAIAQRDTLRRLLDQG; the protein is encoded by the coding sequence ATGGACAAGTCCTTCTCTCCCTCCGACGTCGAGCCGCGCTGGCGGGCGCGCTGGGAGGAGCTCGGGGTCGGCGTCGCCGACGCCACCACCGACCGCACCTCCTTCAGCATCGCGCTGCCGCCGCCGAACATCACCGGGGCGCTCCACATGGGGCACACCGCGTCGTTCTCGGTGCAGGACGTTCTCGCCCGGCACCGCCGGATGCGCGGCGACGAGGTGGAGTGGTGCCCGGGCACCGACCACGCCGCGATCGCCACCCAGAACGTGATCGAGCGCCAGCTCGCCTCCGAGGGCCTCACCAAGGAGGAGCTCGGCCGCGAGGCCTTCAGGGCCCGGGTGGACGCCTGGTACGAGGAGTACGGGGGGCGGATCTTCGAGCAGATGCGCCGCCTCGGCTTCTCCTGCGACTGGTCGCGGGCGCGCTTCACCCTCGACCCCGCCTACGTTCGTGCCATCCGTGTCGTCTTCAAGGAGCTCTACGACGAGGGGCTGATCTACCGCGGCCCGCGGATCGTCAACTGGTGCCCGCGCTGCCGCTCGGCGATCAGCGACGAGGAGGTGGAGTGGCAGGAGCACACCGACAGCCTGGTGCGCATCCGCTACCCCGTCGAGGGCGGCGGTGACATCACCATCGCCACGGTGCGGCCGGAGACCATGCTCGGCGACACCGGCGTGGCCGTGTCCCCGGGTGACCCCCGCTACGCGGAGCTGGTGGGGCGCCTCGTGGTGCTGCCGCTCACCGGGCGGCGGATCCCCATCTTCGAGGACGATGCGGTCGAGCCCGAGTTCGGCACCGGCGCGCTCAAGGTGACCCCGGCCCACGACCCCACCGACTACGACATCGGCCAGCGCCATGGCCTCCCGATGATCGGGGTGATCGCCCTCGACGGCACCATGGACGTGCCCGACCTGCCCCGCTTCCACGGGCTGTCGGTGAACCGCGCCCGCGCCGAGGTGACCGCTGCGCTGCGCGAGCTCGGCGCGGTGGTGGGGGAGGACGAGTACGTCCACTCGGTCGGCCACTGCGACCGCTGCAAGGGCGTGCTCGAGCCGCTGATCAGCGAGCAGTGGTGGGTGACGATGCGCCCGCTCGCCGAGCCCGCGATCGCCGCCGTCGAGGCCGGCGAGGTGAGCTTCCACCCGCGGCGCTTCGAGAACGTGTACCTGGACTGGATGCGCAACATCCGCGACTGGTGCATCAGCCGCCAGCTCTGGCTGGGCCACGCCATCCCGGTGTCGATCTGCGCCAACGGCCACCGCTTCGCCTGGGTCGAGCACCCCGAGGCATGCCCGGAGTGCGGCGGCGCCGAGCTCACCGACGACCCCGACGTGCTCGACACCTGGTTCAGCAGCGCGCTCTGGCCGTTCGCCATCTTCGGCTGGCCCGACGACACCCCCGACCTGCGCCGCTTCTATCCCACCGACGTGCTGGTGACCGCGCGCGAGATCATCTTCCTCTGGGTGGCGCGGATGATCATGACCGGCCTCCGCTTCGCCGGCGCGAAGCCCTTCAGCGACGTGATCATCAACAGCACGATCATGGCCGTCGACGGCTCGCGGATGAGCAAGTCGAAGGGCAACGTGATCGACCCCCTCGACATGATCGAGCGCTATGGCGCCGACGCGGTGCGTGCCTGGGCGGGCGCGGTGGGCACCTCCGGCCAGGACATGCGCTTCGACGAGAACCGCGTCGCCGGCTACCGGCTCTTCGCCAACAAGCTGTGGAACGCCACCCGCCTGCTGGTCACCCGGCTCGGTGACGGCGAGCGCATCGCCCGGGCGCCGGAGCTCGACCCCGCCACCCTGCACCCCGAGGACCGCTGGATCCTCGCCCGGGTCGCCGAGACCGTCGCCGCCTGCGACGCGGCGATCGCCGCCTACCGCTTCCACGAGGTGATGGAGCGGCTCTACGACCTCACCTGGCGCGGCTACTGCGACTGGTACGTCGAGATGATCAAGGGCCGGCTCGGCGACGACGCCGACCCCGCGTCCCGGGTCGCCGCGGAGTGGACCGCGGTGACCGTGCTCGACACCCTGCTCCGCCTCCTCCACCCGTTCATGCCCTTCGTCACCGAGGAGTGCGCGGTGCGGCTGCCCGGGGCGGCGCCGACGCTGCAGCAGCGGGAGTGGCCGGCGCCGCCGTCCTGGTGGCGGGAGGGCGCCAACGGCGCCGCCGCCGGGGTGGAGCGGGTGATGGAGCTGGTCGGGGCGCTGCGCCACGCCCGCCAGGAGGCCGGGCTTCCCACCGGCTTCAAGCAGCGCCAGCCGGTGACGCTGCGCACCGCCGACGAGAGCCTGTCGACCGACGACCTGCGCCGGCTGGTGGAGGCGCTGGTGGCGGTGACGGTGGTCGACGAGCTCCCCACCGGCACCGACCCGGTGCGGGTGGTGGCGGGGGGGACGGAGGCCGCCCTGGGCACCGGCGGGGCGCCGGTGGACCGGGCCCGCCTGGAGAAGCAGTGGCGGCAGGCACAGGCCCTGGTCGACCGCTACACCGCCCAGCTGGCCAACCCCCGCTTCGTCGACGGCGCTGGGCCGGAGATGGTGGAGAGGACCGGCCGCCTCCTCGCCGAGGCGATCGCCCAGCGCGACACCCTGCGCCGGCTGCTCGACCAGGGATGA